In Chelmon rostratus isolate fCheRos1 chromosome 4, fCheRos1.pri, whole genome shotgun sequence, a genomic segment contains:
- the rabgap1l gene encoding rab GTPase-activating protein 1-like isoform X2: MMQEVSIMVAYDAHVVDRPGEEDTLARLVAHSRPLRTPRTVVPTKKLKKFEKEYQTLRESQLQQEDPIDRYQRENRRLQEASMRLEQENDDLAHELVTSKIALRNDLDQAEDKADVLNKELLSTKQRLVETEEEKRRQEEETAQLKEVFRRELEKAELEIKKTTAIIAEYKQICSQLSTRLEKQQAATKEELDIVRSKVMGCEHCRDLFSTLGSLQTSSPGRDKTSTEPLDEEKDGLKEQLRQLELELAQTKLQLVEAKCRIQELEHQRGVLMNEIQAAKNSWLSKTLGSLKSSASSSSSSTSQTPSSPKEGPA, from the exons ATGATGCAGGAGGTGTCCATCATGGTGGCATACGACGCTCATGTAGTCGACCGACCGGGGGAGGAGGACACCTTGGCTCGCTTGGTTGCCCACTCCAGACCTCTCAGAACTCCCAGAACGGTG GTTCCAACCAAAAAGCTGAAGAAATTTGAGAAGGAATAtcagacactgagagagagcCAGCTGCAACAAGAGGACCCCATTGACCGATACCAG AGGGAGAACCGTCGTCTTCAGGAGGCCAGTATGCGGCTGGAACAGGAGAATGACGACTTGGCCCATGAACTGGTCACCAGCAAGATTGCCCTACGGAACGACCTTGACCAG GCTGAAGATAAGGCCGACGTTTtgaacaaagagctgctgagcaCAAAGCAACGTCTGgtggagacggaggaggagaagaggcgacaggaggaggagacggctCAG CTGAAGGAAGTGTTCAGGAGGGAGCTGGAAAAAGCGGAGCTGGAGATCAAGAAAACCACAGCGATCATAGCTGAATATAAACAG ATCTGCTCCCAGCTGAGCACCAGGCTGGAAAAACAGCAGGCGGCAACAAAAGAGGAGCTGGACATCGTCAGG AGTAAAGTAATGGGCTGTGAGCACTGCCGGGACCTGTTCAGCACCCTGGGGTCCCTCCAGACGTCGTCCCCCGGCAGGGATAAGACATCCACCGAGCCGCTGGACGAGGAGAAGGACGGACTGAAGGAGCAGCTTaggcagctggagctggagctggcacagaccaaactgcagctggtggaggccAAGTGTCGCATCCAG GAGCTCGAGCACCAGAGGGGAGTCCTGATGAACGAGATCCAGGCGGCCAAGAATTCTTGGCTCAGCAAGACTCTGGGCTCCCTGAAGAGCTCtgcatcctcttcctccagctccacgtCCCAGACCCCATCCTCTCCAAAGGAGGGCCCTGCCTAG